One Actinoplanes missouriensis 431 DNA segment encodes these proteins:
- a CDS encoding CaiB/BaiF CoA transferase family protein, producing MIGPLADIRVLETGTLLAGPFCGQLLGDFGAEVIKLEDPGKGDPMRQWGREKPHGQSLWWPVVARNKKSVTCNLRTAEGQDLVRRLVAEADVLLENFRPGTLERWGLSYEELSAINPRLILVRVTGYGQSGPYSPRAGFGSIGEAMGGLRYVTGEPDRAPSRSGISIGDSLAATYAAFGTLAALHARERTGRGQVVDSAIYEAVLAMMESLIPEWGVAGYRRERTGPILPNVAPSNVYPAADGTDVLIAANQDTVFRRLADVMERPDLPADPRYATHGARGEHQAELDALISEWTKTVPSAKLLALLHEAGVPAGGIYTAEDIIADPHVQAREAVITVDHPDLGAIPMQNVAPRLSGTPGEVRWAGPALGSHNDEVYTDILGLTSDEMAGLKERGVI from the coding sequence ATGATCGGACCACTCGCAGACATCCGTGTCCTGGAAACGGGCACCCTGCTCGCCGGCCCCTTCTGCGGGCAGCTCCTCGGTGACTTCGGCGCTGAGGTGATCAAGCTGGAGGACCCCGGCAAGGGTGACCCGATGCGCCAGTGGGGCCGGGAGAAACCGCACGGCCAGTCGCTCTGGTGGCCGGTGGTCGCCCGCAACAAGAAGTCGGTGACCTGCAACCTGCGCACCGCCGAGGGGCAGGACCTGGTCCGCAGGCTGGTGGCGGAGGCCGACGTGCTGCTGGAGAACTTCCGGCCCGGCACGCTGGAGCGCTGGGGACTCTCCTACGAGGAGCTCTCGGCGATCAACCCCCGGCTGATCCTGGTCCGGGTGACCGGTTACGGCCAGTCCGGTCCGTACTCTCCCCGGGCCGGCTTCGGCTCGATCGGCGAGGCGATGGGCGGTCTGCGCTACGTGACCGGTGAGCCCGACCGGGCGCCGTCACGCAGCGGCATCTCGATCGGGGACTCGCTGGCCGCGACGTATGCCGCGTTCGGCACGCTGGCCGCACTGCACGCCCGCGAGCGCACCGGCCGGGGCCAGGTCGTCGACTCGGCGATCTACGAGGCGGTCCTCGCGATGATGGAGTCGCTCATCCCCGAGTGGGGTGTGGCCGGCTACCGCCGCGAGCGCACCGGACCGATTCTGCCCAACGTGGCGCCGAGCAACGTCTACCCCGCCGCCGACGGCACCGACGTGCTGATCGCCGCGAACCAGGACACCGTGTTCCGCCGCCTCGCCGACGTGATGGAGCGTCCCGACCTGCCGGCCGACCCGCGCTACGCCACCCACGGCGCGCGCGGCGAACATCAGGCGGAGCTCGACGCGCTCATCTCCGAGTGGACGAAAACGGTCCCGTCCGCGAAGCTGCTCGCGCTGCTGCACGAGGCCGGCGTCCCGGCCGGCGGCATCTACACGGCCGAGGACATCATCGCCGACCCGCACGTCCAGGCCCGCGAGGCAGTCATCACTGTCGATCACCCGGACCTCGGCGCGATCCCGATGCAGAACGTCGCGCCGCGCCTGTCCGGCACACCCGGCGAGGTCAGGTGGGCGGGACCCGCCCTCGGCTCGCACAACGACGAGGTCTACACGGACATCCTCGGCCTGACCAGCGACGAGATGGCCGGCCTGAAGGAGCGGGGAGTGATCTGA
- a CDS encoding isochorismatase family protein, with protein MPPSEMALDADYTSAGFARRLGWGARPAVLLIDAALAYTAPESPLHLTTGQAAADAMAQLSETARAANIPVIWTTVRFADESCSEAPLFAAKVPALKVFAAGNPLGGFAPPLHPAPGEPVVVKHYASAFAGTSLAAWLTSHSIDTLAIGGFSSSGCVRASALDALQHGFRPMVVPEACADRAPGPHESSLFDLNAKYADVVTLTETLQTLTRYA; from the coding sequence ATGCCGCCGTCGGAAATGGCGCTCGACGCCGACTACACCTCCGCCGGATTCGCCCGCCGGCTCGGCTGGGGCGCCCGGCCCGCGGTCCTGCTGATCGACGCGGCGCTGGCCTACACGGCGCCGGAGTCGCCGCTGCACCTGACAACCGGCCAGGCCGCGGCCGACGCGATGGCCCAGCTATCAGAAACGGCCAGAGCCGCGAACATCCCGGTCATCTGGACGACCGTCCGCTTCGCCGACGAGTCCTGCTCCGAAGCACCCCTGTTCGCCGCCAAGGTCCCCGCCCTGAAGGTCTTCGCCGCCGGCAACCCGCTCGGCGGCTTCGCCCCGCCCCTGCACCCGGCACCCGGCGAACCGGTCGTGGTCAAGCACTACGCGAGCGCCTTCGCCGGCACCTCCCTGGCCGCCTGGCTGACCTCCCACTCCATCGACACCCTTGCCATCGGCGGCTTCTCCAGCAGCGGCTGCGTCCGCGCGTCCGCCCTCGACGCCCTCCAGCACGGCTTCCGCCCGATGGTCGTCCCCGAGGCCTGCGCCGACCGCGCACCCGGCCCCCACGAATCGAGCCTCTTCGACCTCAACGCCAAATACGCCGACGTGGTCACGCTGACCGAAACCCTGCAAACCCTCACAAGGTACGCCTGA
- a CDS encoding alpha/beta hydrolase family protein, producing MTIGGPVSLSPRRIVAALLLSASVLAATPSAAHAAAVEVDGAVTIPCAGSTLNQDADWFFPAATTPKALVFLQHGFSRSNANVADLARKYQAAGFLVFTPNLPSTNLYGCTVNNTGNNTAFLNNVAALLGNGAGGALGTSYAAAAATAGRSGTPLPTTYVLAGHSAGGEAVTYIANRLRTTFPAAFAGLRHLQLLDPVKSPSGTNMADGLTGLAGTSLPITAISSPPYLSNSNASGTVELQARIDRPFLGVRLTTGSHCDAEGATTNWLCTLTGGTSKAQNVSALQTLAVNWASDAVTGTTTAAYYPGGAYYQNLLTGNVIQTLS from the coding sequence ATGACCATTGGAGGTCCCGTGTCCCTGTCCCCGCGCCGCATCGTCGCGGCGTTGCTCCTGTCCGCCTCCGTCCTCGCGGCAACCCCCTCCGCCGCGCACGCGGCCGCCGTCGAGGTCGACGGCGCCGTCACGATCCCCTGCGCCGGCTCGACGCTCAACCAGGACGCCGACTGGTTCTTCCCGGCGGCCACCACCCCGAAGGCGCTGGTCTTCCTCCAGCACGGCTTCTCGCGCTCCAACGCGAACGTCGCCGACCTGGCCCGCAAGTACCAGGCCGCCGGATTCCTGGTGTTCACGCCGAACCTGCCGTCGACCAACCTGTACGGCTGCACGGTCAACAACACCGGCAACAACACGGCGTTCCTGAACAACGTGGCAGCCCTGCTCGGCAACGGCGCCGGCGGCGCGCTCGGCACCAGTTACGCTGCCGCGGCGGCGACCGCGGGCCGATCCGGGACCCCCCTGCCCACCACGTACGTGCTGGCCGGGCACTCGGCCGGTGGCGAGGCGGTTACCTACATCGCGAACCGGCTGCGCACCACGTTCCCGGCCGCGTTCGCCGGGCTGCGTCACCTGCAACTGCTCGACCCGGTGAAGTCGCCGTCCGGCACCAACATGGCGGACGGGCTGACCGGGCTGGCCGGCACCTCGCTGCCGATCACCGCGATCTCGTCCCCGCCGTACCTCTCGAACAGCAACGCCAGCGGAACCGTGGAGCTGCAGGCCCGGATCGACCGGCCGTTCCTCGGGGTCCGGCTCACCACCGGCAGCCACTGCGACGCCGAAGGCGCCACCACCAACTGGCTCTGCACGCTGACCGGCGGAACGTCGAAGGCGCAGAACGTCAGCGCGCTGCAGACCTTGGCGGTGAACTGGGCGTCGGACGCGGTCACCGGGACGACGACCGCGGCGTACTACCCGGGCGGCGCGTACTACCAGAACCTCCTCACCGGCAACGTCATCCAGACACTCAGCTGA